The genomic stretch GGATACCGTTCCCAGGAGCGTTCCTGCTGGAATGAAGATGTGCCTGAGGCATTGAAAAAGGTTAACGAGATCGACGCGTAACCGCCGCTTGTCGGTATATTCATGAACGAGGAGAGTTTGTAGACGGTGTCCGGCGTCACGGTGACATTCTGGCTGAAGTTCCCGTACTGGTATATCCTCGCCTCGTACTGGCCCGAATGAGGATTCGAGTCCGATACGGTCTGGAGGCCGACGATGCTGGGAGTCCATCCGCTGAAATTACCCGTCTCAAAGCCAGGATTGACAAGCAGGTTGGCGCTTGCCGCTGCGGGACTCATCAGTAAAACAGCGATTATTAATAGAGTGGTTTTCTTCATTATATTATGTCATCACGTTTCGAGTTAATATAGGATACCATCTTTCAAAATATTATCAAGGGGAAATATTTGCTATTTTAGGGGTGCTTCTTCTTGCCTATAAGCTCTTCGTATGCCTTGCAGCAAGGACAGGCCTTCTCCGCTTCCTTCATCTTCACGGCAAATCCGGAGTTCGGAAAGCGGCGAGAAAAAATACAGAATGGGCAAATTTGGCATATAAATGCGAGAAATCTTTTCATTTTTATCCCCCCTACTTCTCGAGCCACATAAAAGCAGTCTTTATACTGTCCCAATCAGGGTGACCGTCCTTAAACGGATATCCGTGAGGGCCCTGGAACAGATCAAGCTCGGTAACTGCACCATTCTTCTTGAGCTGAAAAGCCGCTTTCTTTGCCATCCAAAAAGGACATACCCTGTCTTCCTGACTATGTTGTATGTAATACTTTTTCCCTTTGGCAAGCGAAAGCGAAGGCAACTGGTCAATTTTAAATACAGAAGAAAGCACGTAATAACCTTTAAAACAGGCTGGATGAGAAAGCGAAATCGCA from Candidatus Omnitrophota bacterium encodes the following:
- a CDS encoding PEP-CTERM sorting domain-containing protein, with the translated sequence MSPAAASANLLVNPGFETGNFSGWTPSIVGLQTVSDSNPHSGQYEARIYQYGNFSQNVTVTPDTVYKLSSFMNIPTSGGYASISLTFFNASGTSSFQQERSWERYPGSAQYEKIETDWLTAPSYAAYAKVQCSVTTAGSYIDFDDVNLEAIPEPSSILLLLSGLTGLLGLGFKKKP